One region of Streptomyces sp. NBC_00442 genomic DNA includes:
- a CDS encoding class I adenylate-forming enzyme family protein, whose amino-acid sequence MADTLPEVPERLDQLLSRAAAAHPARAAVVTDDFTMDYATFDARVTKVAAGLRALAPEPSVVAVGTVLHPDVAVAYYAAVRAGHTVAVVNPLLREDDLAHVLGLAGARVALIDPALNARLDKVRDRLPALYDVVLIGAGSDGVDVLASDAPLAPHGLGPGDTAALQFTSGTTGRPKAVRLSHRNVTVNAAQIARAHRLDGSTVSLNHLPTYHPMHLNSAIAAGATQVLCASPEPYNALLTANRHGATILYSLPVRLARLAADPDLDSLSLPTIQRIASGGSGLPVPAARRLSKRFGVPVFQGYGLAETSPLTHSDDPDHPVHGSVGTPVAGTECRVVDIESRAVLAAEGVGEVQLRGPQVMQGYVGGPDGTGLEPDGWLNTGDVGRIDEDGRLFLVDRLKDVFKCDNFLVAPSDVERVLRRDPRVADVVVVELADAGHGAVAGALVVLAGARPVHESADAVLAEVIARANDALPYYQHVRDAMTLDAIPRSGNGKIQRRLLAEQLTARQPVAG is encoded by the coding sequence GTGGCTGACACGCTTCCCGAGGTGCCGGAACGGCTCGACCAGCTGCTGTCGCGTGCGGCCGCCGCGCACCCGGCGCGGGCCGCCGTCGTCACCGACGACTTCACGATGGACTACGCCACCTTCGACGCCCGGGTGACGAAGGTGGCCGCCGGGCTCCGGGCGCTCGCGCCGGAGCCGTCGGTCGTCGCGGTCGGTACGGTGCTGCACCCGGATGTCGCGGTCGCGTACTACGCGGCCGTGCGGGCCGGCCACACCGTCGCGGTGGTCAACCCCCTGCTGCGCGAGGACGACCTGGCGCATGTGCTCGGTCTGGCCGGGGCCCGCGTGGCCCTGATCGATCCGGCCCTGAACGCGCGCCTGGACAAGGTCCGCGACCGGCTGCCCGCGCTGTACGACGTCGTGCTCATCGGCGCGGGCAGTGACGGCGTGGACGTCCTCGCGAGCGACGCGCCGCTCGCCCCGCATGGCCTGGGCCCCGGGGACACCGCGGCCCTCCAGTTCACCAGCGGCACCACCGGTCGCCCCAAGGCGGTCCGGCTCAGCCACCGCAACGTGACCGTGAACGCGGCGCAGATCGCACGGGCGCACCGGCTCGACGGCTCGACGGTGAGCCTCAACCACCTGCCGACCTACCACCCGATGCACCTCAACTCGGCGATCGCCGCGGGCGCCACGCAGGTGCTGTGCGCCTCGCCTGAGCCGTACAACGCGCTGCTGACCGCCAACCGGCACGGGGCGACGATCCTGTACAGCCTTCCGGTACGCCTGGCCCGGCTGGCGGCCGACCCCGATCTGGACTCCCTCTCCCTGCCGACGATCCAGCGGATCGCGTCGGGCGGCTCGGGCCTCCCGGTGCCGGCCGCGCGCCGCCTGTCCAAGCGGTTCGGGGTGCCGGTCTTCCAGGGGTACGGGCTCGCCGAGACCTCCCCGCTGACCCACAGCGACGACCCGGACCACCCGGTGCACGGCTCCGTCGGCACGCCCGTCGCCGGGACCGAGTGCCGTGTCGTCGACATCGAGTCGCGTGCGGTGCTCGCGGCCGAGGGCGTCGGCGAGGTGCAGTTGCGCGGACCGCAGGTGATGCAGGGGTATGTGGGCGGGCCCGACGGCACGGGTCTCGAACCGGACGGCTGGCTGAACACCGGCGACGTCGGCCGCATCGACGAGGACGGCCGGCTGTTCCTGGTGGACCGTCTCAAGGACGTCTTCAAGTGCGACAACTTCCTGGTCGCGCCCTCGGACGTGGAGCGCGTCCTGCGCCGTGACCCGCGGGTCGCCGACGTCGTCGTCGTCGAGCTCGCCGACGCCGGGCACGGCGCGGTCGCCGGCGCCCTCGTGGTGCTCGCGGGCGCCCGCCCCGTCCACGAGAGCGCCGACGCCGTGCTCGCGGAGGTGATCGCGCGGGCCAATGACGCCCTGCCGTACTACCAGCACGTGCGCGACGCCATGACGCTCGACGCGATCCCGCGCTCGGGCAACGGAAAGATCCAACGCCGTCTGCTCGCCGAGCAGTTGACGGCTCGTCAGCCCGTCGCGGGCTGA
- a CDS encoding aromatase/cyclase: MSVTGTKHHTLHSVAVAAPAEVVYGIVADVTKWPQYFGPNVHVEHLEQDDRAERIHIWATANGAVKNWISRRTFDPERLRVDFRQEVSAPPVAGMGGAWVVSPVDAETALLELHHDFEAVDDVPASVEWIRAAVDRNSAAELNNIKELAEQHAQLDELVFTFDDTVHMKADAGDVFDFLNRADLWPERLPHVARLDLTEDEPGVQVMAMDTSTADGSVHTTESIRVVFAPDRIVYKQTTVPGLMTAHTGRWTIVETPDGVDVTSRHTVTLRTDTIEKYLGEGKTVADARAYVHRALSTNSTNTLKLARTYAEALRG; the protein is encoded by the coding sequence GTGTCCGTGACCGGAACGAAGCACCACACCCTCCACAGCGTCGCCGTCGCCGCCCCCGCCGAGGTCGTGTACGGGATCGTCGCCGATGTCACCAAGTGGCCGCAGTACTTCGGCCCCAACGTGCACGTCGAGCACCTGGAGCAGGACGACCGCGCGGAGCGCATCCACATCTGGGCGACCGCCAACGGCGCCGTCAAGAACTGGATCTCGCGCCGCACCTTCGACCCGGAGCGGCTGCGGGTCGACTTCCGCCAGGAGGTCTCCGCGCCGCCGGTGGCCGGCATGGGCGGCGCCTGGGTCGTCTCGCCCGTGGACGCCGAGACCGCGCTGCTCGAACTCCACCACGACTTCGAGGCCGTCGACGACGTGCCGGCCTCGGTGGAGTGGATCCGCGCGGCAGTGGACCGCAACAGCGCGGCCGAGCTGAACAACATCAAGGAACTCGCCGAGCAGCACGCCCAGTTGGACGAGCTCGTCTTCACCTTCGACGACACCGTCCACATGAAGGCCGACGCCGGTGACGTGTTCGACTTTCTGAACCGGGCCGACCTGTGGCCCGAGCGGCTGCCGCACGTGGCGCGCCTGGACCTGACCGAGGACGAGCCGGGCGTGCAGGTCATGGCGATGGACACCAGCACCGCCGACGGTTCGGTGCACACCACCGAGTCGATCCGGGTCGTGTTCGCGCCGGACCGCATCGTCTACAAGCAGACCACCGTGCCGGGGCTCATGACCGCGCACACCGGCCGCTGGACGATCGTGGAGACGCCGGACGGCGTCGATGTGACCTCACGGCACACCGTCACGCTGCGCACCGACACCATCGAGAAGTACCTCGGTGAGGGCAAGACCGTCGCCGACGCCCGTGCCTATGTGCACCGCGCGCTGTCCACCAACTCCACCAACACCCTGAAGCTGGCGCGCACCTACGCGGAGGCGCTCCGTGGCTGA
- the fabG gene encoding 3-oxoacyl-ACP reductase FabG, giving the protein MTQPKVTSERRVALITGATSGIGLASARALGEAGLAVFICARNAESVELTVKELREEGLEVSGASADVRSAESVKDVVAATVAAYGRVDVVVNNAGRSGGGVTADVSDELWDDVIDTNLNSVFRVTREALNVGGMRERGWGRIINIASTAGKQGVVLGAPYSASKHGVVGFTKALGNELAPTGITVNAVCPGYVETPMAQRVRQGYAEAYDTSEDAILAKFTSKIPLGRYSTPEEVAGLVGYLATDTAASITAQALNVCGGLGNF; this is encoded by the coding sequence ATGACTCAGCCCAAGGTCACCAGCGAGCGCCGGGTCGCGCTCATCACCGGGGCGACCAGCGGGATCGGCCTGGCGTCGGCGCGGGCGCTGGGCGAGGCCGGTCTCGCGGTGTTCATCTGCGCGCGCAACGCCGAGTCGGTGGAGCTCACCGTGAAGGAGCTCCGCGAGGAGGGCCTGGAGGTGTCCGGCGCGAGCGCCGACGTCCGCAGCGCCGAGTCGGTCAAGGACGTCGTGGCCGCCACCGTCGCCGCGTACGGGCGCGTCGATGTCGTCGTCAACAACGCGGGCCGCAGCGGCGGCGGCGTGACCGCCGACGTGTCGGACGAGCTGTGGGACGACGTCATCGACACCAACCTGAACAGCGTGTTCCGGGTGACGCGTGAGGCGCTCAACGTGGGCGGCATGCGCGAGCGCGGCTGGGGCCGCATCATCAACATCGCCTCCACCGCGGGCAAGCAGGGCGTGGTGCTCGGCGCCCCCTACTCCGCCTCCAAGCACGGCGTGGTCGGCTTCACCAAGGCGCTCGGCAACGAGCTCGCCCCGACCGGCATCACCGTGAACGCGGTGTGCCCCGGCTATGTCGAGACGCCGATGGCGCAGCGCGTGCGGCAGGGCTACGCGGAGGCGTACGACACCTCCGAGGACGCGATCCTCGCCAAGTTCACCTCCAAGATCCCGCTCGGCCGCTACTCCACCCCGGAGGAGGTCGCGGGGCTCGTCGGCTACCTGGCCACCGACACCGCCGCCTCGATCACCGCGCAGGCCCTCAACGTCTGCGGCGGCCTCGGCAACTTCTGA
- a CDS encoding nuclear transport factor 2 family protein, with the protein MSVTELPQTTTAGLYTEIQQFYAQQMHLLDDGRVEEWAHTFTTDGVFAANAQPVPAVGREAITAAAAAATEAYAKAGVQRRHWLGMVSVEGVDGDVVTARCYALVIETPRGGRPEIKASTLCVDRVVRVDGAWQIQDRQITRDDLI; encoded by the coding sequence ATGAGCGTCACCGAGCTGCCGCAGACCACCACGGCCGGGCTGTACACGGAGATCCAGCAGTTCTACGCGCAGCAGATGCATCTGCTCGACGACGGGCGCGTCGAGGAGTGGGCCCACACCTTCACCACCGACGGTGTGTTCGCCGCGAACGCGCAGCCGGTGCCGGCGGTCGGCCGCGAGGCCATCACCGCCGCGGCCGCCGCCGCGACGGAGGCGTACGCGAAGGCCGGCGTCCAGCGCCGCCACTGGCTGGGCATGGTCTCGGTCGAGGGCGTCGACGGCGACGTCGTGACGGCCCGCTGCTACGCCCTGGTCATCGAGACGCCGCGGGGCGGGCGGCCGGAGATCAAGGCGAGCACGCTGTGTGTGGACCGGGTGGTGCGGGTGGACGGTGCCTGGCAGATCCAGGACCGCCAGATCACCCGCGACGACCTGATCTGA
- a CDS encoding acyl carrier protein → MNLKELTTLLRECAGVGEGIDLDGDVLDVPFDDLGYDSLAILQVTGVIERDYQIQLSDDTVAEASTPRVLLEFINECLSSATAAA, encoded by the coding sequence ATGAATCTCAAGGAACTGACCACGCTGCTGCGCGAGTGCGCGGGTGTCGGCGAGGGGATCGACCTGGACGGCGACGTCCTGGACGTGCCGTTCGACGACCTGGGGTACGACTCCCTGGCGATCCTCCAGGTGACCGGGGTCATCGAGCGCGACTACCAGATACAGCTGTCCGACGACACGGTGGCCGAGGCGTCGACGCCGCGGGTGCTGCTGGAGTTCATCAACGAGTGCCTGTCGTCCGCGACGGCTGCGGCGTAG
- a CDS encoding ketosynthase chain-length factor yields the protein MTSELLERTAVRSATAVFTGIGVTAPNGLGTRAWWEATVAGESGIRPVSRFDASGYPATLAGEVPGFEAADHIPSRLLPQTDHMTRLALTAAKEALEDSGADPAELPPYAAGAVTAASAGGFEFGQRELQALWSKGGQYVSAYQSYAWFYAVNTGQISIRHGLRGPSGVLVTEQAGGLDAVAQARRQLRKGSKLIVTGGVDGAVCPWGWTAQLAGGRMSSVADPARAFLPFDSEASGYVAGEGGAILVLEDAEAARERGARIYGQLSGYAATFDPGPGRGGEPGLRRAAELALAEAGLSAGDVDVVFADASGVPELDRQEEAALTALFGPRGVPVTAPKTMTGRLSAGGASLDLAAALLSIRDAVIPPTVNVTSPVAADALDLVTEARRGPVRTALVLARGTGGFNAAAVVTAAH from the coding sequence ATGACGAGCGAGCTGCTCGAACGTACGGCGGTGCGCTCCGCCACCGCGGTGTTCACCGGGATCGGCGTCACCGCCCCCAACGGCCTTGGCACACGGGCCTGGTGGGAGGCGACGGTGGCCGGCGAGAGCGGCATCCGCCCGGTCTCCCGCTTCGACGCCTCCGGCTACCCGGCGACGCTCGCGGGCGAGGTGCCCGGCTTCGAGGCCGCCGACCACATCCCGAGCCGGCTGCTTCCGCAGACCGACCACATGACGCGGCTCGCGCTGACCGCCGCCAAGGAGGCCCTTGAGGACTCCGGCGCCGACCCGGCCGAGCTTCCGCCGTACGCGGCGGGCGCGGTCACCGCGGCCTCCGCGGGCGGCTTCGAATTCGGCCAGCGCGAGCTCCAGGCGCTGTGGAGCAAGGGCGGCCAGTACGTCTCGGCGTACCAGTCGTACGCCTGGTTCTACGCCGTCAACACCGGCCAGATCTCCATCCGGCACGGGCTGCGCGGACCCAGCGGTGTCCTGGTCACCGAGCAGGCGGGCGGGCTCGACGCGGTCGCGCAGGCCCGGCGCCAGCTGCGCAAGGGCAGCAAGCTCATCGTCACCGGCGGCGTGGACGGCGCGGTCTGCCCCTGGGGCTGGACGGCGCAGCTCGCCGGCGGCCGGATGAGCTCCGTCGCCGACCCGGCGCGCGCGTTCCTGCCGTTCGACAGCGAGGCCAGCGGTTACGTGGCCGGTGAGGGCGGCGCGATCCTCGTCCTGGAGGACGCCGAGGCGGCGCGTGAGCGCGGCGCGCGGATCTACGGACAGCTCTCGGGTTACGCCGCCACGTTCGACCCGGGGCCGGGCCGCGGTGGCGAGCCGGGCCTGCGGCGCGCGGCCGAACTCGCTCTGGCCGAAGCCGGGTTGAGCGCTGGTGACGTGGACGTCGTCTTCGCCGACGCGTCCGGGGTGCCGGAGCTCGACCGCCAGGAGGAGGCGGCGCTGACCGCCCTCTTCGGCCCCCGCGGGGTGCCGGTGACGGCCCCCAAGACCATGACGGGCCGCCTGTCGGCCGGTGGCGCCTCGCTCGACCTGGCGGCGGCGCTGCTGTCCATCCGGGACGCGGTGATCCCGCCGACCGTGAACGTCACCTCGCCGGTCGCGGCCGACGCGCTCGACCTGGTCACCGAGGCCCGGCGCGGGCCCGTCCGCACCGCACTCGTCCTGGCCCGCGGGACCGGCGGCTTCAACGCGGCGGCCGTCGTGACCGCGGCGCACTGA